In Xylanibacter ruminicola 23, a single genomic region encodes these proteins:
- a CDS encoding Lrp/AsnC family transcriptional regulator: MELDETDLQILKTLQKNAKLTTKELADAVHLTPTPVFERQKRLERQGYIKKYVAILDPEKLGQGLQVFCKVKLKHINHEIADSFVRRIQRIPEVTECYNTSGAYDYLLKVRARDMKQYQEFVLNKLGEIESLASIESTFVMSEVKQNYGIHIG, from the coding sequence ATGGAATTAGACGAAACCGACTTGCAGATACTGAAAACACTGCAAAAAAACGCCAAATTGACCACCAAAGAGCTGGCCGATGCCGTTCATTTAACACCAACCCCCGTCTTTGAGCGTCAGAAACGACTCGAAAGACAGGGGTATATTAAAAAGTATGTGGCTATTCTCGATCCCGAGAAATTGGGTCAGGGCTTGCAGGTTTTCTGCAAGGTTAAACTCAAGCATATTAACCACGAGATTGCCGACTCATTTGTTCGTCGCATCCAGCGCATACCTGAGGTTACCGAATGCTACAACACCTCGGGTGCCTACGACTACCTTTTAAAGGTACGCGCGCGCGACATGAAACAATACCAGGAGTTCGTGCTCAACAAACTGGGCGAGATAGAAAGCCTGGCCTCTATCGAGAGCACCTTTGTGATGAGCGAGGTGAAACAGAACTACGGTATCCACATCGGCTGA